From the genome of Phoenix dactylifera cultivar Barhee BC4 chromosome 17, palm_55x_up_171113_PBpolish2nd_filt_p, whole genome shotgun sequence:
TATGTCTTCACTAGGAACTGTATAACACAATCGACGCAATTGATCTCCAACCATGCATTTTAATCAATGAGTTGGGACATGCAGCTTGCCCTAACGATATAGTAGCGACAACAAAGTTAGGTACCCTTCTATTTCCTATTGATCTTGGTCATCTCCTCTTGGTTTAGGTGAGACCCACATCACATGTCTGAAGTTGGTTATCGGCCGTCCATAATTTTTATTAGGCGAGGCTCGAAGGGCCACAACCTGTCTTATGTGCTTGCTGACTATCTTAATGAATCAAACGACGCACATGATCAAATGATTACCATATCTCATTCATTTTTACATTTCAAACTCTGCAATCATCCTGAAGGCAAGGAACAATTTAGAGTTCATTGCAAGCTTAATGAAGGTTAATGAACATATTTGGGGCTTGTGAAAGCACAAAGTCTGATCAAACCTGAGGAACTACTACTTAGCTGATTGCACATAAGCGCCTGAGAGAATCCTTTTTCTAAGGACAAACTGAATTAGCTGAGAGCTATTTATTGAAAAAATACTTAGCTAATGTTTGAGCTAATGGCTGCAGTTCATTGCCCACAacttttttgggttgggttttTCGACAAGTGATTGTGAGGTCTTTTGTTTACCAAACTATTTTAGCCTAGAATAGATTCAACTCCTTTTTCTCTAATCCAATAAATGCTAGGTTTACCATCAAAGTAAATGGTCATTTATATCAGGGTGTGAGGTCCCATGCTATCCACAAAATATACATGGTTGAGCCCACCAACCATCTagatggtcttttttttttcagtcaaGCTGCAATTAGTCAATAGGAATAGAGGCCAtgcaataatatatatatatatatatatatatatatatatatatatatatatatatatatatatatatatatatatatgacttGAACTTCAGATAATACAATTTTTAGTTATATGCACAAGGGATCTAGATAAGTATAGGTTGGCATGTTCAGATTATATAATTTTGATATCAAATACTGGTTATTCATGTTTGCACCTCAATTTGTGTCCTTGTTTGGCCGGTTGGTTGTCTTACCTTTTTATTTTGGTTACCCTAGAATTTCTTTTAGAGAATTTTCATTATtgattctgaaaaaaaaatatcaaatatccttttttttttggaaaggaaTCACAATATTATCATGAACATTTATTTGTTAATTAATGAGCAAAAGAAAATAAGGCTTTCATgaaaaatactaattaacatATCACATCCCCCCACAGCACACACACAGATACTGAGACCCCCCAAAAAATATTGCTTGAATGTTCTATCCAGCTCTTCAAGTATGGATCAGTCTCCTTCAACTCCTTAAAGTAGATAAACTACtccttgcaattcaaataggaACCTAAATTTGCCTGTCAAGCTATGGGCTGGGCTTGCCTGAACCTACATCAGATCTTGGCAAAGAGACAACCAACAAAACAAAGCTCAACCTAGTATGAGATGAAAATAAGGCATCAATTAGGTCACGGCAGATCCTTGTCCAATTCGACCTAGATCCAAtccatattgtcattttagatggaaatccaaaccGGCTTTCAATTCTATATCTAACCTAAGATTTTGGGGCTAGACCCAGAATTCTTGACCTAACTTTTCTCAAGTCAAATTGGGTCAATTTAGATTGCATCATGCTAGGTCCTAAGTTCACATACGAAATCGGCAAATTTACTTTCCCACCTAGCTAGAAATCTAACCTAGCCTTAATTTATTAACTAAAGTCAAAGCGTATTCATAGGCCAACGACCATTCCCATAGTAGCCACTAAAAAGAACGTGGCACGTACTCATGTCATTAGCTAATCCAATTTGAGTCTTAATTACAATTCACCTCGTGGCACGGACCACACACACACATGGCCGAATTTGAGCCGGTGGAGACGGTGCCGCTGCACATGGCCTGTCGGAGCTCCTGGAAGCAAACCGCCCCCTTAATTCGATTAAAACTGAtagtttaattaattttctatggTTAAGATAGAGTTACGTCCCTCTGAGTGTATAATGACCGTTGTTTCGGTGGTGCCACGTGTTGTGGCTTCGCCGAGCCCACATGCAGCACATGGTTTAGTTGTTGTCCGGTTCGGTTGACCATCATATTGCTGCAGGCGATGGATTGGGTTTGAACAATGAACATGATCCTCTTTCAAACATCGGTggtctttttttcttccttctttttcatgTGATATGGGCCCCACTACGAGCCTGGTTCTTGTGGATGCTATCCTATGTGCTGTTGAAACTACTCCATGGAATCCAAAATTGTAACCTTTAATATTGGGCTACTTTGAGTCACAATATAGCCAGaagttattatttaaatttttttattctagataaatttacaagatCTATCCTATGTATAGCCGATATGATGCTAAACATATGCCTCACATATCaacttatattatttttctttattagtataattttgttTGGATAATTTTAGGGACAGTCTGTATCACCtacaatatttttctttattagcgtgATTATATATCAgcttatatcattttttttatatggaaCTTGCACATGAGTATGTATAATTCTAAGATGTACCGAATATaataaaacagaaaaataaaattaattttttttttacaaatatttTTACATTGCCCTTTTTTTGTTGTGATACACTGCATGATGGTATGCTATGAGGGTAATTTTGTTTCATGCACGGTATGATCCTTGAGCCAGCGCATAGTGGTTATTTTTGTCACTGCCTGTCTATTCATGCAATAAAGACATGATGGTGATTGTGATAATCTTAAAGTTGTTTTCGCTGGTCCCTCGATCAAATAGTCGACATCCTTCCATGAAAGGAGTTAATGAGCCGGCCTAGTGTGCGCATCGTGATTGTGTTtatacgagagagagagagaggaattcAACTATTCCATTCTCCATTACTTGAACTTTTTTGTCGAATCGGAAAATGAGGAATCTGGGCTACTTGGATGAGTGGGAACCAAGCCCTGATCATTCATATTAAATGACTTGACTCTGTCACGAATATGAGTTGGTACTCTGCCACCCTCCATTACTTAACGAGACATCAGTTTGGCTCGCCAATAATTATACCTGCAAATATCCTGCAATAACATGCCACGTAGGTCAAGTGCTAATTTTTTCGTTGCGTAGAATCAAACCAGCCTTAGATTTGAAACTAGTTGAAGCGTCACATTCATACAGGCTATTGCATCTCCCACCGTGTTTTAGTACGATACCATGTTTGTAGGTAGACCTACCAAACAAGGCTGCGTTTGGTGGAAATGGGAGACTTCTGCCGCCCTATTCCTGCCAAACTTCTCTTCGTAGGAGGCCAAAATAACCTATTCTCCGACATCTACTTATTCCATATTAATAATTAAGAAATTTCTCTCTGTCTGGTTTTCTTCTTTGCCCCTCCTTTGTCGAGCCTCCTCTCCAATAACCTCATCTCTTTCCCCTATTCGTTGTTTCCATGCTAGTTTTCTAACCCTGCCAAAGCTCTTTCAGCTGGTTTCCAATAACTCCCCGATGGTTAGCCCTTTGAGCTTGAAGGTTTCAGGTCCCTCATCTTTCTCGAATCCTCTCTTCCCATATAGAAGGAAGGGCCATTTTATCTGTGCaagaaaatttattattattgttatatatTTTGTTTGCTGATTTTCATGTATATACTTGTTAGGTttaatttatttgatttattagcaaaattattatttattccTTCAATTTATTCCATGAATCAAATAACATCATTACAGAATAAAAATCTCATACTTTCCCATCCAATCAAAATGCAAATCTGTTATTCCATGGGATATCTCTGTTTTTTCAAACTTCCTTGAGTAAATTTTTTTACTTGTTCTTTCCAAAATTTATCCTGCAACCACAATCAAATAGATGAGTTTTAGCACGGGGACCAGAAGGACCGGcactattaaaatatttatagaataagataaaaataaaagaaaaaaatgattttatttttctattccaTCATATTTGTTACATCTCTCTCAAGGATTATATATACTCGTATACAAACTCcatataaataatattagttgagatttctaaaattattttaacaaaattatactgataaaaaaaaataatgctacCGATATagaatcatgctaataaaaaaaaataatattaaagatATCGGATcatgttaataaaaaaataatataagataATATAGGTTGTTATGCAATCtctaaaaatctaaaatttttctAACTTACTTACCTGAGTAAATTTTTTTCGCTTGTTCTTTCGAGCTTTACCCTGCAACCGCAATCAAATGGATGAGTTTCAGCACTGGGACCAGCTGAAGGACCGGAACAGAGACCGGTGGGGGTGCAAATTTCAAAAGTCGAGCCCCACAAACACGTAAGAAAGTCAAGTGATATGATGCCTTTTCTCTGCGGCATGGCTTTGAAAAGTTCCCTCACCTTCCGCGGAAGGGGACTGGGTCTAGCTTTATGGAAGCCAAACTGCCGTGACTCGAGACTACTAGCGAGGGATCCGCGAGCATCGATGAGGGAGAGCAAAACACGGTCCATTTGCCGAGACAAAACAAAAGGgagtaggaaaaaaaaattacatgatgTCTAACAtccaatatataatattttccaATAAGATTTCCATATCACCATAACATTTGCTCATGGGAATAACATAAAACTGGACCAATTCTAGATTAATTGAACTGAGGAAAAACAGGCTACTTCGAACAGTTGAGATGAGCGCATGTATACCATTTTATTGACATGCCAACCAAATCTATGAGGCTGGAGTAGgataattaatatattacaGCAAACACTATGATTAGGTAGGCATAAAACCATATGGCTGGTTTCCTTCCTCAGCTCTTGCCGGACAAAATCAGAGCAGACAAAACCATAGTCTATATATTTATGCTTTGAGAGAAATGAAAGAGGGAACCAAGTAAGTTTCTCTCACTATAGCATGTTGCAAGGTTTGCATTTGACTCAAGCATGGTTTATATAATGGAGCctcaaaatctaaatatttcttTAAGAGGAGTCAAGCCGAATACGTTTACTATATGATAACATACTCTAGGGTGGTTGAGAGTTGAAACATCGAATTGTACGCATGTCTACTATCCAATGAAATTCCAATAGAATCTAATGAACATAGGATAAGTAATATTTAGAACCCCGAGCCTAAAGAAGATTAGGCAGAGAGCCACATGCAGTCCATTCTTAATTTGTCTCCTCTATGTCTCTAGGGTGGAATGGGGGAGACCAAAAACCTTACAGAGTTTGGAGGTCAGGAGAGAGTAGGAACATGGGCCTACTAAAGCTCGAAGTTAGGTTATGAGGCACATGGGAACTTATTAGATTAATTGCTAAGAAAATAGGACCAAAGCTGTGGACAGAGACCTTTGCAGACACTTCGTGGACATGGTACTGGAGAAGGATGCTAGTTCAATGATAGTTGGTGGAAAAACATTGACATTTTGTAGCATTAGACAGATGCATCAATGATTATAGTCACTATACTAGTTCTTAAAAAATGCACTAAGTTGTCTTCATGCACTCAATTATGTGACtagattataaaattttattagtTTTATCCAATGGGATGAGAAAATGGTGCTAGGGACAAAGGGTGCATGAGATAATTTAAATCATACAGTAGAATCGTCGAACCTTCTCTACCTATTGGTGTTACAACTctgttattttctttgattattACAAGGAATAGCTATAAATATAACAAAGCTTATGCTGATGAGGAGGGTAAAAAACGAAGAGTAAAGCTTGCAAATCCAATCTACAGGGCTTCCTAGCTTCTGATCTATAAGAAGTGTTGTAAGAATGATGCATTGTAATAAAGACATGATCAGCACTAGCACGAAATCGATACAAATCTTAATGGTGGATGGTCTTTGGAGAACAGAGTAGGGGGATGAATGCAACATTTTCTTTGCCCAAAATTGGTGCAAAACATGGGTCATAAAAGTCTAAGTGCAAGTATGACGATGATTTTGGCATTACTTACGCTTTCGACATGATTAAACTGAGTACGTCGAGGGTCATGTTTGTATGATCTAATTGTGCAAGGGTATAGATGCCTTGGTCTACCACCATTCAAGAATTCAAATATTTGGTATTTGCCAAGAAGCTGATGGTAGGCTCTTTAATCGGAAAAAAACCGGTGGTGGAACAGTCAAGAGGGAATAAGAAGATCTATAGGTGATTTAGATCCCCAGGTCTCCTTTCCTTTCTGCACTTCAAATAAAACACCATATGGTTTGCATTGATAATTATCAGTCAAAGTACCTTCCGTTACGTAGTAAGACTTGCCATCCTAGATACGTAGGCCATGGTTCACGTTAGCCAGGTTGATTCATATTGTCTAACCCAATCTCGTCCTCACCAGGGGCCTGACCTAATTTGGTGAGCTCGTGCATGACCTTTGCAAGATTGGATCAAACAAATGAATTGATGCAGATTGGCAGATATCTTGCATGGAGGTAACGTTTTATGTTCAGCCATATCTAAGCATCAACAAGATGCATGCATAAAATGACATATCATACGGCAAACAATTTCGATAAACGATCAGCttgcatcaaaaaaaatatataacaacCATTATAAAGTTATCGACAGTGTTAGCTTACCTTAATAAAACCCGTAAAATCTAAAAATCTATAATGTTTCCATGATCAATATTGTACAGCATCACATTACAATGATAACTGCCATGTTATGAATTTTTAGTAATAAACAAAATTAATGATAtatcaattattatttttagcaTACATCCATAATAACACTATTTAACTATAATCAAATATGAAATTGCCAATATGACTATGCCATGACTGCCCCCATAATGGCCAACAATAACATTAGTATAAACAACAATTTCACAAAGACAGATTTTTGACTCAATAACAATGACATATATGATAAACAACTTTGAGTGATATATACTTATTCATTATGTAAATCATAAGACAGCAATTCATAAGTATAAGTCAAGCAAAGATTTCAACTAGCACAAATGTTCCTtccatccctctctctctctgtctctcttacCTTAAAAGCTGCGGCATTTGGCTTGGAAAAGGTAATGGAATGGAAGGCTTGACCCCAACGTCACGCACTGACCAGTGACAAGAGAGAGAAACATCACTACCACCAGCACCGCATCATTTCATATCAAAATCACATCAAAAACTTTGATCCGGCACTAGCAATTATGATGGCATGGAGATTTCAACGTATACCCACCACCACCAACACCTTaccctctctgtctctctctataCTCTGTAGTGTAGACTATTCCTCCGTCTGTCCTCGTCCTGTCCTCTCTTTCCATCCGTAGCCGCCGGCCCCCGCTCGTCTCCTGTACGCCTACTAATATCCACCCATCTCTTCGTATATGGTAACAAAAAACTTACTTTTAAGgagccgagagagagagagagagagagagagagagagtccccAATCTTCGGGTGCTCGCGCGTGCTTACCTTTCGTACTGGTGCGCGTCTTCCCTCGTTTCTACTTTCCTTTCACCACTTCTACTTGCCTCTTCCGCCCAAAGACAGGAGGAGAAGATAtgggagagagaaaggagggactTTTTTGAGGGTCGGGTGGAGTGGGAGAAGACTTGTGGGGCTAACAGCAGCGGTCAGAGCAACAGGGgaatggaggaggagaggagggggggAGGGGAAGGGGTGGCGGAAGGCGTGTTGTACGTGAAGGTGATGACCGACGAGCAGATGGAGGTGCTGCGCCGCCAGATCTCCGTCTACGCCACCATCTGCGAGCAGCTCGTCGAGATGCACAAGGCCGTCACAGCCCAGCAGGACTCCCTCGCAGgttcccctcctcttcctcatcTCCCTCTCCAAATGCCAAAAATTCGATCTttttcgctctctctctctcaaatggATTTATTTGGGGCCCTCTCATGGGAAAGCTGGGATTTTTGAGACCTAGGAGGGGTTTTGCGACAACCCTGGCTTGATTTTATCCCTTCTGATGCCTCTTGTTGGGATTTTTGACCGGGCTGTAGTTGTTTGCATATAATTCCTAGTGTTCTCCGACAAATTAATGATTTTTTTGAGTTTTAGGTGGAGCAGAGGGCTCATTTATTTCTATGGCCTTTatgaaatttaattattttgtaaGACGCAGTACAAGTGTTCAGCAATAGCATTTATTGATGATCGTTGTACCATAAAATTCTGTTCATTTACTTGATATATATTTGAAGGTGGGCTTCCTTTTGGGCCTGATATAAATGTAACCGTACATTTATTAATAATATCAGGGCTCTTTAGTATTTATAAAGATTTGTTATCCAATTTGTGCACCCTTTAGTTGCTCTTAAGCCTCTGTAATTAGACGAGCCAATCATATGATCTGCAAGTTTAGGTTAGTCAAGAGATAAATAAAGAGGAATGGTGCATTGGACGACATATAGTGGCTATCTGAACATTGGTTGCTCCTTTGTCAGAAACCTGTGATCAGAAAGTAAAACTGATGATTGCTTTGTGGATATTTTCCTAAGTGAACGCTTCTACTTCCCCTATTTCTCCATTAACTTCCACCTTGGAATGTTTGCTATCTCCTTTCTGTGAAGTTTTGTTCCTAATAGATAGGGTAGGTTTGTTGGCTTGGGTGTGGTTCTGTTTGCTCTGAGGCAGAGGTCAAGTTTTTGAAGGAATCATGTGCATTTTTGACATTCTATCACTGGTTTcttttcatggcctttggattTTTGACAAAGATGGGATTGTTATTATTCAGTAGGCATTATCAGAGATCAAGAAATGAGTACTGTAACCTGTTTATGGTATTGCTCCTagtaacaattttattttcttaattgtccttgaaaattttaatttttagtcaTCCAAATTACTTCCCTGGAAGATAATGCGGATGCATTGATCTTGCTTTTTTTTGTAGATAGGTGACTTTCTTATATAGATGGGATATTAATCGTACCTCTTAATCTTGACCAAGATATGCCTTACCGGTCCAAACCAGGCAGTACGGAGCGTACTGTACTGATTCGGTACCGATATTCGGTATGTCAAAAAATTTTCGTActgtaccataccgacactgtGCACCGGTACGGGTCTGGTactgagacggcgaaccttgatctcgacaaatcaattaaattaggAAATGATGAAATGAGAGTTGCTGTGAATGTCGCTTCCGCATAATTGGATCTATTTAAGAATTTGTTATGTCAATCAACTATGATATTGTAGTTCTGCATGTTAATTGTTAGACTAGATGTAAGTTATGTTCTGAATACTGATATACATACTCTTCATCTAGAGAAGCCAATGCGCACCTGAGTtacagtttttctttttctttccttttttttgcctTTATGTTTTAACCAATGCATATTTTGCAACAACCTAGGATGTCATCTAAAAAGACTAGCTAGAAGGTATGATTTGGACTCCTTGgccctatataagtacctagGATCTACTCTCTGTATAACCGCTATGAGATTAAACACGCGCCTGCATGAGTCCTCACATGTTTCTTCTTTATCTTTTCCTACCACCACCTTCGAAGTCAcattattttgcttttttaCTTCTTTTGTTACCACCACCTTCGAAAATTGTCTAATTGTCAGATGTTGACCTCGTTATATCTCAACTCTAGAGTACCACAGGGAACTAGCGCTTGGATATCTTAAAAAATGAGATATTATGGGATGAACAGATGCTTAAAGCGAGACTGAGGGTGAGGTAGCTGGCAGTGTTGGGGATACAGTTTTGTTGCTATCACGACACAGTGGGACTGTTGGAGAACAATGAAAGATGCTACCaatttaaaaattaagataAGAATGAAACTTTTGCTACATTAAAATCTTCAACAAGATGGTTATATTCCCAAAGATTGGTAGGAGGTCCAAGACAAAGAAAATGAACTGCCAAGAAGGAGAACATAAGTGTGAGGATGAAAGAGCTCGAGACAGTAGTTTCACCTTTCAGTATGCAAACGTGGTAATAGAGCTCTGCCAAAATTATCCAACATTTCTTGCCAAATGGAATTCCCTATAGAACTTGTTTGCTTTATGACTAGTTAAAAGCTTGGCAATCTTTTCAATTTTGATGATGTGGATTGTCTATCTTCTCGCACGAGCTATTTCCTTTATATATTGAAATGTGCCCTAACTATGTATGCCAATACAAGGGCTACATTAATGTGGCAGATGGACAGGGTGGTTTTTTGATCACCCATCCTGGTTGAAAGCATATACACAGTGACAGTTGATGCTGAGTAAACTGATCCTttttttcctcatcttcttctttttaaaaaaCTCAATTGTATCATGGCACGTGTTATTGTATGTGCTAGTTGTTAGGATGAAGATTGGTTATTCTATACTTAACAAGGTGAAGCAAGCAATTAGGATGTCTGATTCTCTCTGAAACTTCTTTTGCATGAGAGTTATTATATTCACATTCGATTCTTGTCCTGTCTGACCTATCATCTACCCAAGCCTTTACGAGTAACTTTATTTGTCATCGTGGTTTAAAATTTACATGGGATTGATGTTTAAAATTCAGTTTATTGAGATATTAAATAAGATCCACCATCTTTACAATACCTCGGATGTAATACAGCACCATCCAAAAATTACTTTTATTAGTATTTTTGCTATGTCATTCTATTACATGTTTTCTGTTATATCCAAGCAGTGTAAAGGTGCCAGAAACAACAATATTAAAAAACAGAACTTGCAAGATGAATATGAATCCATATAAAGAGCATTGGAGTACGCTAAACCTCACATGGTGCTATACATCAATAGTCTCTACCTCTTTACTCTTTTACTCCCTGCAATCCAAAATTCTGAAGTACACATTTGCATCTGCCAGAATGCCCTGGTGCATCAGTAATTGCTTACTCTCATCTGTTTGATTAAAAAGTATACAGGactgtttcttgaatagctaCTTCTGACATGTTGGATAAAAGATCATGATGTCTATCACAATAGGTTGCAAGACACATCCTGACCTCTATTCTTTTTTCGCAATGGCTTATGAGTTCTGCCGGACAATGAATTCAGCAGTTAACAATTCAAACCATCAACCTCAATCTTCTATGCTTGCCAAATATCATCTCAAAGGCAACTTAGCAAAATTAACCAGATCGTTCGATGTTCTTTGCATGGATGAAAATTACTTCATTCCATTTGTCTCTAAAAGTAGATCTGCCATAAAAGataatgttcatgaaacatatactgAAGTACATTTGCTGCTTATATATTGCTTCTTTGTTTCCTTCAGAAACTACAAGCAATTTTAGCCTCAACTTCAACTCTAATAATGCTCCTATTTTCATATTCTGATGGGCTTCAAAATTTGATATCCGCTACTGTGAATTATCAGGATGATATTTCCTTAGGAATCTCTCTTAATTTCCATCGGCTATCCTCGTTATTTGCTGTTTTAGGAATGAGACTGGGGAGCCTTTACTGTGATCCTCTGATGACACCGGGGGGCCATAAAATCACTGCAAGGCAGCGCTGGACTCCTACACCCATGCAGCTACAAATTCTTGAGAGCATTTTTGATCAAGGCAATGGGACTCCAAGCAAGCAAAAGATAAAAGAGATAACTCTTGAACTGTCACAGCATGGTCAGATCTCTGAAACAAATGTCTATAACTGGTTCCAGAATAGAAGGGCACGATCAAAGCGGAAGCAGACTGCTCATTTACCAAATAATTCCGAGTCTGAAATAGAGGCGGATGATGAGTCCCCGAACGAAAAGAAACCCAAATCAGAGAAACATACCCATGAAAACCTGCCCAGAACGGATGCTCTCTCCATCCGCGGCACACAAACAAACTCTGATGTGCTTTCTGTGGATCCAGAGCCCAATTTACGACAAGGCATGTATGCATCAAATGACAGTTCAAGATCTTCTGGCAGTTTAGGCCAGATGTCCTTCTATGAGAATGCTCTATCGGAACCGAGTATGTTTGATCTAATTCAGTTTTCCTTTAATATTCCACTAGTTATCTTGCCAGTCTTCTCAGTGATTCTTATTGCTGCAGGAATTGACCACTTGATTGGAAAAATGGAGATCCCTGGAAGTTTTAGTCCGTATCGGCAAGGAGAGAGCTACGACTTGATTGGGTAACATTCTAGTTTTAGGTTTTGCTGATCGTAGCTTCACACTGACAAACTGGTGGCATTTCAAGGCTCTGCTGAAAATTGTTTGGAGAGTTGTGTATGGTCCTCACATAATGGTGCTTTCTACAATTTGTACATGTCCTAAGATTCTGAAGCTATGACTGTTTGCCATGCTTTAAATAGGTTCCTAATTTCTTTTCAATGCAGATCTTGTTGGTGAAAGGATGCATTGTTTAACATTTGTCTGCTTATCAGAAGTAATCCATTCCTAGCCTTCTGTGCAAAAATTTTAATCGTGGAAGAAATTTTTTGTCACGACCCAGATCCGGAGCATGAT
Proteins encoded in this window:
- the LOC103701108 gene encoding WUSCHEL-related homeobox 8 — protein: MEEERRGGGEGVAEGVLYVKVMTDEQMEVLRRQISVYATICEQLVEMHKAVTAQQDSLAGMRLGSLYCDPLMTPGGHKITARQRWTPTPMQLQILESIFDQGNGTPSKQKIKEITLELSQHGQISETNVYNWFQNRRARSKRKQTAHLPNNSESEIEADDESPNEKKPKSEKHTHENLPRTDALSIRGTQTNSDVLSVDPEPNLRQGMYASNDSSRSSGSLGQMSFYENALSEPRIDHLIGKMEIPGSFSPYRQGESYDLIG